A genomic window from Fusobacterium sp. includes:
- the xseA gene encoding exodeoxyribonuclease VII large subunit produces MFEERTYSVSEFNKKVKNYLEENSDLREFFLEGEMSGVTYYKSGHLYFNLKDKEAQVKCAAFKYKFKRIAEDLKDGDSVKIFGDVGFYENRGDFQILVRHIEKKNELGELFAKLEKLKKEMADQGYFDLSHKKPLPKFPKNIGVVTAYTGAAIQDIIKTIKKRDDTINIYVYPAKVQGIGAKEEIIKGIKTLNQIKDIDLIIAGRGGGSIEDLWSFNEKEVALAFYDSEKPIISAVGHEIDYLLSDLTADARAATPTQAVELSVPERIKTLESIEDRSRYLKSLMKNYIEILKRELEKRENNYYIKNFSRNIEEKNQEIIEKEILLKKAFERHVQNLQNNLNNRVNKIVNLNPLETLKRGYSVVTKNGISIRKISDLSVNDEIDIKIDDGLIKGIVKEIKNEKDTY; encoded by the coding sequence TAACTTATTACAAAAGTGGACATCTATATTTTAATCTGAAGGATAAGGAAGCTCAAGTTAAATGTGCTGCTTTTAAATATAAATTCAAAAGAATTGCAGAAGATTTGAAAGATGGTGATTCTGTAAAAATATTTGGAGATGTTGGTTTCTATGAAAATAGAGGAGATTTTCAAATACTTGTAAGACATATTGAGAAAAAAAACGAATTAGGAGAGCTTTTTGCTAAACTTGAAAAATTAAAAAAAGAGATGGCTGATCAAGGTTACTTTGATCTTTCTCATAAAAAACCTCTCCCTAAATTTCCTAAAAACATTGGAGTGGTTACTGCCTATACTGGAGCAGCCATACAAGATATAATAAAAACTATCAAAAAAAGAGATGATACAATAAATATTTATGTATATCCTGCCAAAGTACAAGGAATAGGAGCAAAAGAAGAAATCATAAAAGGAATTAAAACTTTAAACCAAATAAAAGATATTGATTTAATAATAGCTGGGAGAGGTGGAGGAAGCATAGAAGACCTCTGGTCTTTTAATGAAAAAGAAGTGGCACTTGCTTTTTATGATTCTGAAAAACCTATCATATCTGCTGTAGGGCATGAAATAGATTATCTTCTCAGTGATCTCACAGCAGATGCAAGAGCAGCTACCCCTACTCAAGCTGTAGAGTTATCTGTTCCTGAACGAATAAAAACTTTAGAATCTATAGAAGACAGAAGCAGATATTTGAAATCTCTTATGAAAAATTATATAGAAATTTTAAAAAGAGAATTGGAAAAAAGAGAGAATAATTACTACATAAAAAATTTCAGTAGAAATATTGAAGAAAAAAATCAAGAGATAATTGAAAAAGAAATTCTTTTGAAAAAAGCCTTTGAACGCCATGTACAAAATCTTCAAAATAATTTAAACAACAGAGTAAATAAAATAGTTAATTTAAATCCACTTGAAACTTTAAAAAGAGGATATAGTGTTGTCACTAAAAATGGAATTTCAATAAGAAAAATCAGTGATTTATCAGTAAATGATGAAATTGATATTAAAATAGATGATGGTTTGATAAAAGGAATAGTAAAGGAGATAAAAAATGAAAAAGATACTTATTAG